A genomic region of Streptosporangium lutulentum contains the following coding sequences:
- a CDS encoding MFS transporter, with translation MSGTDQIDERASGATSEPLRRNRDFVLLWSANVGSVLGANISSLAYPLIALDLTGSAVQAGLIGSATLITHIVFRLPAGALVDRWNRRRTMLACDLLRAGLLLAVVAGLLSGRLTFWMLLGAAVISGTCAVFFHPAQMSALRRIVPTGRLPQAFALNEARDQVATIAGPPLGGLLYGLGQAVPFAGQLLAYLCSFLAILAIRTPMDVQEREEERGSLLQDIVEGLRWTWAQRLLRVMLLAAAGVNLVFSALTFGVIVIVEQGGATSAEVGLMLGVSGVGGLLGALTAPRLLRFSPVVVILGVFWVSAALVPLMAISPTIAVIAPALAAMLFLMPAANVILGSYQVAVTPDRLQGRVISSLALIGSLAGPVGPVAAGSIIERWGPAAALSAIGVVMLIVAAGTTASRTIRHMPSLADAARATGETPDDAGRGEIRDVPPG, from the coding sequence GTGAGCGGCACGGATCAGATCGACGAGAGAGCGTCCGGGGCGACCTCGGAACCGTTACGACGCAACCGGGACTTCGTCCTGCTGTGGAGCGCCAACGTCGGCTCCGTCCTGGGGGCGAACATCTCTTCCCTCGCCTATCCCCTCATCGCCCTGGACCTGACGGGGTCGGCCGTACAGGCGGGGCTGATCGGGTCCGCGACCCTGATCACGCACATCGTGTTCAGGCTGCCCGCCGGAGCTCTGGTGGACAGGTGGAACCGGCGCCGGACCATGCTCGCCTGTGACCTGTTGCGCGCCGGGCTGCTCCTCGCCGTCGTCGCCGGCCTGCTTTCGGGACGGCTCACCTTCTGGATGTTGCTGGGCGCGGCGGTGATCAGCGGCACCTGCGCGGTCTTCTTCCACCCGGCCCAGATGTCCGCGCTGCGACGCATCGTGCCGACCGGCCGCCTACCGCAGGCCTTCGCGCTGAACGAGGCGCGTGATCAGGTCGCGACGATCGCCGGGCCTCCCCTGGGCGGTCTGCTCTACGGCCTCGGACAGGCGGTTCCGTTCGCGGGGCAGCTTCTGGCCTACCTCTGTTCCTTCCTCGCCATACTGGCGATCCGGACTCCGATGGACGTCCAGGAGCGGGAGGAGGAGCGCGGAAGCCTGCTCCAGGACATCGTCGAGGGCCTTCGATGGACCTGGGCCCAGCGGCTGCTGCGAGTGATGCTCCTGGCCGCGGCAGGAGTCAACCTCGTGTTCTCCGCCCTCACCTTCGGGGTGATCGTCATCGTCGAACAGGGGGGAGCCACCTCTGCCGAGGTGGGCCTGATGCTGGGCGTCTCCGGCGTGGGCGGCCTGCTGGGCGCGTTGACCGCCCCCCGTCTTCTGCGCTTCAGCCCGGTGGTCGTCATCCTCGGGGTGTTCTGGGTCAGTGCGGCGCTGGTCCCTCTCATGGCGATCAGTCCCACGATCGCCGTCATCGCTCCGGCACTGGCCGCCATGCTCTTCCTGATGCCGGCGGCGAACGTCATCCTCGGTTCCTACCAGGTCGCCGTCACACCCGACCGTCTCCAGGGGCGGGTGATCAGCAGCCTCGCGCTCATCGGAAGCCTGGCCGGCCCCGTGGGCCCCGTGGCAGCGGGGTCGATCATCGAGCGGTGGGGTCCGGCGGCGGCCCTGTCGGCGATCGGAGTCGTCATGCTGATCGTGGCCGCGGGCACCACCGCGAGTCGCACCATCAG
- a CDS encoding type II toxin-antitoxin system Phd/YefM family antitoxin: MSVETVPFTVARGQLAELMGRVAYGGERIVLSRHGKPAVALVSIADLERLQAMAEREETSQVMTLGKTSFDLAEPSRQGEPRRFDIAAEQVPPGDLAP, translated from the coding sequence ATGAGCGTGGAGACAGTGCCCTTCACGGTGGCGCGCGGCCAGTTGGCCGAGTTGATGGGGCGGGTGGCGTACGGCGGCGAGAGGATCGTGCTGAGCCGCCACGGCAAGCCCGCCGTCGCCCTGGTGTCCATCGCCGACCTGGAGAGACTTCAGGCGATGGCGGAGCGGGAAGAGACGTCCCAGGTCATGACCTTGGGAAAGACGTCATTCGACCTTGCCGAGCCGTCCCGTCAAGGAGAACCCCGCCGTTTCGACATCGCGGCCGAGCAGGTCCCCCCTGGCGACCTCGCCCCCTGA
- a CDS encoding alpha/beta fold hydrolase, translated as MPTMRVNDVDLAYDEAGDGPAVVLVHAGCADRRMWEHQFQALAADFRVIRYDWRGYGESADATGDFAHHEDLTALMDALEIDRAALVGSSDGGKISLDAALTSPGRITSLTLVAPGVSGHDWPSSMTSLYRERVHDVLGLDRLRRYRTGEADGIDAAELDAYSEAETEFLVAGPSRTREDLDPEVWRLALAMDRRLNQRAWSRPQTPSRTARPPAITRLHEVELPTLVVTGLADVPEILALSNLLVEGIKGARGVEFPRTGHLPPLERPDEFNAALLDFLREPGTAGH; from the coding sequence ATGCCGACGATGCGGGTCAACGATGTGGATCTCGCCTACGACGAGGCGGGAGACGGTCCCGCGGTGGTGCTCGTGCACGCCGGATGCGCGGACCGGCGGATGTGGGAGCACCAGTTCCAGGCCCTGGCGGCGGACTTCCGGGTGATCCGATACGACTGGCGTGGATACGGCGAATCCGCCGACGCGACCGGCGACTTCGCGCACCACGAGGATCTGACGGCGCTGATGGACGCGCTGGAGATCGATCGGGCGGCGTTGGTGGGCAGCTCCGACGGCGGCAAGATCAGTCTGGATGCCGCGCTCACCTCGCCCGGAAGGATCACCTCGCTCACGTTGGTCGCCCCCGGGGTCTCCGGGCACGACTGGCCGTCGTCGATGACCTCGCTCTACCGGGAGCGCGTGCACGACGTGCTCGGCCTCGACCGGCTGCGACGGTACAGGACCGGGGAGGCCGACGGCATCGACGCCGCGGAGTTAGACGCCTACTCCGAGGCCGAGACGGAGTTCCTGGTCGCCGGGCCGAGCCGTACCCGTGAGGATCTCGACCCCGAGGTGTGGCGGCTGGCGCTCGCGATGGACCGGCGCTTGAACCAGCGGGCCTGGTCCAGGCCGCAGACCCCCTCGCGTACGGCGCGGCCACCGGCGATCACCCGGCTCCACGAGGTCGAGCTCCCCACGCTGGTGGTCACCGGACTGGCCGACGTGCCCGAGATCCTCGCGCTGTCGAACCTCCTGGTGGAGGGCATCAAGGGGGCTCGCGGGGTCGAGTTCCCGCGGACCGGGCACCTGCCGCCGCTGGAGCGCCCGGACGAGTTCAACGCGGCCCTGCTGGACTTTCTCCGGGAGCCGGGGACGGCCGGCCACTGA
- a CDS encoding STAS domain-containing protein produces MDTLQFTTESMTGCVLVSVSGELDIATKPEFLCYLNPILSTRVDMVVLDLSGITFIDAQGLSALIMIKRQAQLSGAELLLAAAPPVVLSLLRITRLDGHFRTFPQIEPADCLRLVDRLTERSTPEQNRNRYMAGQGGK; encoded by the coding sequence GTGGACACCCTGCAGTTCACGACTGAGAGCATGACCGGTTGCGTGCTGGTCTCGGTCTCCGGCGAACTCGACATAGCCACCAAGCCAGAATTTCTCTGCTACCTGAACCCCATCCTCAGCACTCGCGTCGACATGGTCGTCCTCGACCTCAGCGGGATCACCTTCATCGACGCCCAGGGCCTGAGCGCACTCATCATGATCAAGCGTCAGGCTCAGCTGTCCGGCGCGGAACTCCTGCTCGCCGCGGCACCACCCGTGGTCCTGTCGCTTCTCAGAATCACCCGCTTGGACGGGCATTTCCGCACGTTTCCCCAAATCGAGCCGGCAGACTGCCTACGGCTCGTCGACCGCCTCACCGAGCGATCCACGCCTGAGCAGAACAGAAATCGATACATGGCAGGACAGGGCGGGAAATAA
- a CDS encoding sensor histidine kinase, which yields MSDLPFFAPLRARLKALPPLWVDTALAVLVMVAQLGPFLSRHTPGAGPWHWWGYVVVIATAVPLVWRRRAPVVVLMVTLVVGALYDLADNLPSQPIWYGGLIALYTVAAHSSRRPRVAMLVFSCGGGLLLVGSSETALRGIVQFIAAYAIGRAAAAARAYATALEERASRLEYERRIEAERAAERERARIARDMHDILAHAVSLMVVQAEAGPVVVRSDPARAEAAFDAIASAGRDAMVQLRRMLGALKDDPGPRSPQPTIVDLAKLADGVSGTGLDVTYSVSGEPRPLLPDAEVAAYRMTQEALTNVVKHAGATRADIRLLWQDDTLMISVIDDGHGSGSPFPAGGNGLIGIRERAAAFGGSTTAGPRPDGPGFQVLVRLPLAQATTASP from the coding sequence GTGTCCGATCTGCCGTTTTTCGCCCCCCTTCGCGCCCGATTGAAGGCCCTTCCCCCTCTGTGGGTGGACACGGCGCTCGCCGTACTCGTGATGGTCGCGCAGCTGGGGCCGTTCCTCTCCCGCCACACCCCCGGCGCCGGGCCGTGGCACTGGTGGGGATACGTGGTCGTGATCGCGACCGCCGTACCGCTGGTATGGCGACGACGGGCACCCGTGGTCGTGCTGATGGTCACCCTCGTCGTGGGCGCCCTCTACGACCTCGCGGACAACCTCCCCTCGCAGCCGATCTGGTACGGCGGGCTCATCGCGCTCTACACGGTCGCCGCCCACTCCTCGCGCCGGCCCCGCGTGGCCATGCTCGTCTTCTCGTGCGGCGGTGGCCTGCTCCTGGTCGGCTCCTCGGAGACCGCGCTGCGCGGCATCGTGCAGTTCATCGCCGCGTACGCGATCGGCCGCGCCGCCGCCGCCGCCCGCGCGTACGCCACCGCCCTGGAGGAGCGAGCCTCCCGGCTGGAGTACGAGCGCCGGATCGAGGCCGAACGGGCCGCCGAGCGCGAGCGAGCCCGGATCGCCCGCGACATGCACGACATCCTCGCCCACGCGGTCAGCCTCATGGTGGTACAGGCCGAGGCCGGTCCCGTCGTGGTCAGAAGCGACCCGGCCCGCGCCGAAGCCGCCTTCGACGCGATCGCCTCGGCCGGGCGCGACGCCATGGTCCAGCTCCGCCGCATGCTGGGCGCGCTCAAGGATGACCCGGGGCCGCGCTCGCCGCAACCGACCATCGTCGACCTGGCCAAGCTGGCCGACGGGGTCTCCGGAACCGGGCTCGACGTGACCTACTCCGTCTCGGGTGAGCCCAGGCCGCTGCTCCCCGACGCCGAGGTCGCCGCCTACCGGATGACCCAGGAAGCCCTCACCAACGTCGTCAAGCACGCGGGCGCCACCCGCGCCGACATCCGGCTCCTCTGGCAGGACGACACCCTCATGATCAGCGTCATCGATGACGGCCACGGCTCAGGATCCCCCTTTCCCGCCGGCGGAAACGGCCTGATCGGCATCCGCGAGCGCGCCGCCGCCTTCGGCGGCTCCACCACCGCCGGACCCCGCCCGGACGGACCGGGCTTCCAGGTGCTCGTACGGCTGCCGCTGGCACAGGCGACGACGGCATCACCGTGA
- the trpS gene encoding tryptophan--tRNA ligase, translated as MSTVLGVEQPVLSSPPDVPGVSAAQRRSASLEEAIRRDPGRFRVLTGDRPTGRLHLGHYFGTLHNRVRLQNLGVEMFLVIADYQVLTDRDVADHLTEYVEGLVLDYLAVGIDPDRTTIFAHSAVPALNQLLLPFLSLVSTAELSRNPTVKDEIANSRQSSVSGLMFTYPAHQAADILFCKANLVPVGQDQLPHLEVTRTVARRFNDRYGSGAAVFPEPDALLSAAPLLLGTDGTKMSKSRGNAISLASSADETAKLIRGAKTDADRHITYDPVTRAEVSSLVLLAALCLNRDPHRVAEDIGAGGAAALKRTVTEAVNEYLAPMRARRARYAQERTYLRHILREGIGRANAVAESTLDEVRTAMNALY; from the coding sequence ATGAGCACCGTCCTCGGCGTTGAACAGCCCGTCCTCTCCTCTCCCCCCGACGTACCGGGGGTGTCCGCCGCCCAGCGCCGCAGTGCCTCGCTGGAGGAGGCGATCCGCCGGGATCCCGGGCGGTTCCGCGTGCTCACCGGAGACCGTCCCACAGGCCGGCTGCACCTGGGCCACTATTTCGGCACCCTTCACAACCGGGTCCGCCTGCAGAACCTCGGCGTGGAGATGTTCCTGGTCATCGCCGACTACCAGGTCCTCACCGACCGGGACGTCGCCGATCACCTCACCGAGTACGTCGAGGGTCTGGTTCTGGACTACCTGGCCGTCGGCATCGACCCCGACCGGACCACGATCTTCGCTCACAGCGCGGTCCCCGCTCTCAACCAGTTGCTGCTGCCCTTCCTCAGCCTGGTCTCGACCGCGGAGCTGAGCCGCAACCCCACCGTCAAGGACGAGATCGCCAACTCCCGGCAGTCGTCCGTCAGCGGTCTCATGTTCACCTACCCCGCCCATCAGGCGGCCGACATCCTGTTCTGCAAGGCCAACCTCGTCCCGGTCGGCCAGGACCAGCTGCCCCACCTGGAGGTCACCCGTACCGTCGCCCGCCGTTTCAACGACCGTTACGGCAGCGGCGCGGCGGTGTTCCCCGAGCCCGACGCCCTGCTGTCGGCCGCGCCGCTGCTGCTGGGCACCGACGGCACCAAGATGAGCAAGAGCCGCGGCAACGCCATTTCCCTGGCCTCGAGCGCCGATGAGACCGCCAAGCTGATCCGGGGCGCCAAGACCGACGCCGACCGGCACATCACCTACGACCCGGTCACCCGGGCCGAGGTCTCCAGCCTCGTCCTCCTGGCCGCGCTCTGCCTGAACCGCGACCCCCACCGGGTCGCCGAGGACATCGGTGCGGGAGGGGCCGCCGCCCTGAAAAGAACCGTCACCGAGGCCGTCAACGAATACCTGGCTCCGATGCGGGCACGCCGCGCCCGGTACGCCCAGGAGCGCACCTATCTCCGCCACATCCTGCGCGAGGGCATCGGACGCGCCAACGCCGTCGCCGAGAGCACTCTCGACGAGGTGCGAACCGCCATGAACGCCCTTTACTAG
- a CDS encoding glycosyltransferase, with translation MPDVEQVKGLRAYGRSVILHVHTMGPVAVLRMLAHRGPRLITAHVTPASLIGNIRGADLFPGFARWYMKVVYNLADLVLSVSQATTAELEEIGVRSRILLTVNAIDERRIHLLSRQRKSLRQRFGWDDELVILGVGQIQARKGVEEFVACAGMLPHLRFVWVGGMPFGVLSDRRNELVRLCETAPENVRFTGLLPRDKVFEYYAASDVFFLPSKHETFGLATLEAATADLPLILSDLDCYQNWLQDAYVHGETVTDYVEAIRSMENAEWRAKWGEQASEVAARYGTRMLTHGLREAYSLAVRRSSSSQEPQRL, from the coding sequence ATGCCTGACGTGGAGCAGGTCAAAGGTCTCCGGGCTTATGGAAGATCTGTCATTCTTCACGTGCACACGATGGGCCCCGTGGCGGTGCTTCGAATGCTGGCCCACCGCGGCCCACGACTGATCACCGCCCACGTCACACCGGCGTCACTCATCGGGAACATCAGAGGCGCCGACCTGTTTCCCGGTTTCGCCCGGTGGTACATGAAGGTCGTCTACAACCTGGCGGACCTCGTCCTGTCGGTCAGCCAGGCGACGACGGCGGAGCTTGAGGAGATCGGCGTCCGGAGCCGGATTCTCCTCACGGTCAACGCCATCGACGAACGACGGATCCACCTGCTCTCACGTCAAAGGAAGAGCCTGCGCCAGAGGTTCGGCTGGGATGACGAACTGGTCATACTCGGCGTTGGCCAGATACAGGCGCGCAAGGGCGTGGAGGAGTTCGTCGCGTGTGCCGGAATGCTGCCGCACCTGCGGTTCGTCTGGGTGGGCGGGATGCCGTTCGGCGTGCTGTCGGACAGGCGGAACGAGCTCGTACGTCTATGTGAGACCGCACCGGAAAACGTGAGGTTCACCGGGCTGCTCCCTCGGGACAAGGTGTTCGAATACTACGCGGCCTCCGACGTTTTCTTTCTCCCGTCCAAACACGAGACATTCGGACTGGCCACCCTGGAGGCGGCCACCGCCGATCTTCCCCTGATCCTCAGCGATCTGGACTGTTATCAGAACTGGCTCCAGGACGCCTATGTGCACGGCGAGACGGTGACGGATTACGTCGAGGCGATCCGGAGCATGGAGAACGCGGAATGGCGAGCCAAATGGGGAGAGCAGGCCTCGGAGGTGGCGGCACGATACGGGACCCGGATGCTCACGCACGGTCTTCGTGAGGCGTACTCGCTCGCCGTTCGGCGTTCCTCCTCCTCGCAAGAGCCTCAGCGCCTGTGA
- a CDS encoding helix-turn-helix transcriptional regulator: protein MPASQCHRDQLKVFLRAKREALRPADVGMPDGGRRRTPGLRREEVAVIAGVGVSWYTWLEQGRDIKVSDAVLDAIARALKLDEAERTHLYVLAGLNPPDPAGRPGAPVSEQLRAVLDAWMPNPAHVLDRHYNLVAMNDAARRVFGFDDDVRNCMVAFFTHPTYRGRFTERHEFARDMVADFRASSVRYQDDPLFGRIAEELCTASPEFAELWARSDVRSRSQGIKAITHPEAGDLTFDYSLLRLPDRADLNVVLHTPHPDTDTEEKVRSLVAHPG, encoded by the coding sequence GTGCCAGCCAGTCAATGCCACCGTGACCAGCTCAAGGTGTTCCTGCGCGCCAAGAGGGAGGCCCTGCGGCCCGCCGACGTCGGGATGCCCGACGGAGGACGCCGCCGTACTCCCGGGCTGCGCCGGGAGGAGGTGGCCGTGATCGCCGGGGTCGGGGTGTCCTGGTACACCTGGTTGGAGCAGGGGCGCGACATCAAGGTCTCCGACGCCGTGCTGGACGCGATCGCCCGCGCGCTGAAGCTCGACGAGGCGGAACGCACCCACCTGTATGTGCTCGCCGGACTGAATCCGCCGGATCCCGCAGGCCGGCCGGGCGCGCCGGTGAGCGAGCAGCTCCGCGCGGTGCTGGACGCGTGGATGCCCAACCCGGCGCACGTGCTGGACCGGCACTACAACTTGGTGGCGATGAACGACGCGGCCAGGCGGGTGTTCGGATTCGACGACGACGTCCGGAACTGCATGGTGGCGTTTTTCACCCACCCGACCTACCGCGGCCGGTTCACCGAACGGCACGAGTTCGCCCGGGACATGGTGGCCGACTTCCGCGCCAGTTCGGTCCGCTATCAAGACGATCCGCTCTTCGGGCGGATCGCCGAGGAGCTGTGTACGGCCAGTCCGGAGTTCGCCGAGCTGTGGGCGCGGTCGGATGTGCGTTCCCGCTCCCAGGGGATCAAGGCGATCACCCACCCCGAGGCCGGGGATCTCACCTTCGACTACTCCCTGCTCCGGCTGCCGGATCGCGCGGATCTCAACGTGGTGCTGCACACGCCGCATCCCGACACCGACACCGAGGAGAAGGTGCGCAGCCTGGTGGCACACCCGGGATGA
- a CDS encoding quinone oxidoreductase family protein, whose amino-acid sequence MKAITIPEFGSADVLRLDEVEIPVPGPGQVSIDVGYAGANFAEILYRRGVVDVPLPFVPGIEVSGRVRALGPGVEGLRVGQPVAALTIVDSGGYAEVVTTSADLVAPLDGHDLGLGVAAALPSNSTTAFLVLDRVARIEPGESVLVHAAAGGVGSQLGQAARSLGAGRVVGTVGSPAKIETAKAFGYDEVVLREQVADAGRFDVVVDMVGGPARRSSLDLLAPMGRMVVMGNASGAEDVGISADELWFTNKTVCGFTLAAFSAAFPVEAGRALRRAVAAAASGELGLRVESLRLEQAAEAHRRIESGRTTGKLVLEVERM is encoded by the coding sequence ATGAAGGCAATCACGATTCCCGAATTCGGCAGCGCCGACGTCCTCCGTCTGGACGAGGTCGAGATCCCCGTGCCTGGGCCGGGGCAGGTCTCCATCGACGTGGGCTACGCGGGCGCCAACTTCGCCGAGATCCTCTACCGGCGGGGCGTGGTGGACGTGCCCCTGCCGTTCGTGCCGGGCATCGAGGTGTCCGGCCGCGTCCGCGCTCTCGGCCCCGGCGTCGAGGGACTGCGGGTGGGCCAGCCGGTCGCCGCGCTGACGATCGTCGACAGCGGCGGCTACGCCGAGGTGGTGACCACCTCCGCCGACCTGGTGGCCCCGCTGGACGGCCACGACCTGGGGCTGGGCGTCGCGGCGGCGCTGCCGTCCAACAGCACCACCGCGTTTCTCGTGCTCGACCGGGTGGCCCGCATCGAACCGGGGGAAAGCGTGCTCGTGCACGCCGCCGCCGGAGGCGTGGGCAGCCAGCTCGGCCAGGCCGCCCGGTCGCTGGGCGCGGGCCGCGTGGTGGGCACCGTGGGCAGCCCCGCCAAGATCGAGACAGCCAAGGCGTTCGGCTACGACGAGGTCGTCCTGCGCGAGCAGGTGGCCGACGCCGGTCGATTCGACGTCGTGGTGGACATGGTCGGCGGTCCGGCGCGACGGAGCAGCCTGGACCTGCTCGCGCCGATGGGCCGGATGGTGGTGATGGGCAACGCCTCCGGCGCCGAGGACGTCGGGATCTCGGCCGACGAGCTGTGGTTCACCAACAAGACGGTCTGCGGGTTCACCCTGGCCGCGTTCTCCGCCGCCTTCCCCGTGGAGGCGGGTCGGGCGCTGCGCCGGGCGGTGGCCGCGGCCGCGAGCGGGGAACTGGGGCTGCGGGTCGAGTCGCTGCGGCTGGAGCAGGCCGCGGAGGCGCACCGCCGCATCGAGTCGGGCCGCACCACCGGCAAGCTCGTGCTCGAAGTCGAACGGATGTGA
- a CDS encoding DUF4282 domain-containing protein, translating into MTNPYHNQDPQYGANPYQQAPQYGANPYQQQDPQQGYGHYGQQPSQPTYQQQAYPQPGPAEKGFFARLFDLSFDQYVTTSIIKVIFIISVVLQGLWAIYFMAAGFFVSTGAGILTLILAPIAWFFALLLTRVWMELLIVIFKIKEDLGAIRTRGGF; encoded by the coding sequence ATGACCAACCCCTACCACAACCAAGATCCGCAGTACGGTGCCAACCCCTACCAGCAGGCCCCGCAGTACGGCGCCAACCCCTACCAGCAGCAGGATCCACAGCAGGGCTACGGGCACTACGGGCAGCAGCCCTCCCAGCCCACCTACCAGCAGCAGGCGTACCCGCAGCCCGGGCCCGCGGAGAAGGGATTCTTCGCCCGTCTTTTCGATCTCAGCTTCGACCAGTATGTGACGACGAGCATCATCAAGGTCATCTTTATCATCAGCGTGGTGCTTCAGGGGCTCTGGGCGATCTACTTTATGGCCGCCGGCTTCTTCGTGAGCACGGGGGCCGGCATCCTCACGCTCATCCTCGCTCCGATCGCCTGGTTCTTCGCCCTCCTCCTGACGCGCGTATGGATGGAACTGCTGATCGTCATCTTCAAGATCAAGGAAGACCTGGGAGCGATCCGCACCCGCGGTGGGTTCTGA
- a CDS encoding SPW repeat protein, with translation MAERSLLDMDQHPDITALRARYDLAAEMPFAQVVSGLTFLGGLYLAISPWVVGFDGRTTLTVNNLITGIAVALLAVGFASAYSRTHGVTWVIPFIGLWTIIAPWVLPGHGATTSVAVNNPVVGFVIILCGLAGIGIGMMSLRRR, from the coding sequence ATGGCCGAGCGTTCACTGCTCGACATGGACCAACATCCTGACATCACCGCACTGCGCGCCCGATACGATCTCGCGGCCGAGATGCCGTTCGCCCAGGTCGTCAGCGGCCTGACCTTCCTGGGTGGCCTGTACCTGGCCATCTCACCATGGGTCGTCGGCTTCGACGGACGTACGACGCTGACCGTCAACAATCTGATCACGGGAATCGCCGTGGCGCTGCTGGCCGTCGGGTTCGCGTCTGCCTACAGCCGTACGCATGGCGTCACCTGGGTCATACCGTTCATCGGACTCTGGACGATCATCGCCCCCTGGGTGCTCCCCGGGCACGGGGCGACCACCTCGGTGGCCGTCAACAACCCCGTCGTAGGATTCGTGATCATCTTGTGCGGCCTGGCAGGCATCGGAATCGGCATGATGTCGTTGCGCCGGCGCTGA
- a CDS encoding MarR family winged helix-turn-helix transcriptional regulator, translated as MADHVDQELVGGDLDAVTSAVLTASRVLVAVSARSLASTEGRITLPQFGMLLVVGQGETKLVTLAERLGVNPSTAMRMADRLSAVGLVCREANPSDRRETLLRLTGEGRRIVDEVIARRRAEITAILARMPADQRQALVTAMRAFNEAGGEDPEHGAFPLGRPDDPSHS; from the coding sequence ATGGCAGATCATGTGGATCAGGAACTCGTCGGAGGCGATCTCGACGCGGTCACCTCCGCCGTGCTGACCGCCTCGCGGGTGCTGGTGGCCGTCTCCGCGCGATCGCTCGCCTCCACCGAAGGCAGGATCACCCTGCCCCAGTTCGGGATGCTGCTGGTGGTCGGACAGGGGGAGACCAAGCTGGTCACCCTGGCGGAACGGCTCGGCGTGAACCCCTCGACGGCCATGCGCATGGCCGACCGTCTCTCCGCGGTGGGCCTGGTGTGCAGGGAGGCGAATCCGAGTGATCGCCGGGAGACGCTGCTCCGGCTCACCGGCGAAGGGCGTCGCATCGTCGACGAGGTGATCGCTCGTCGTCGAGCGGAGATCACCGCGATCCTCGCCCGGATGCCGGCGGATCAGCGGCAGGCACTCGTCACGGCCATGAGGGCGTTCAACGAGGCCGGCGGCGAAGATCCGGAGCACGGCGCCTTTCCCCTGGGCCGGCCGGACGATCCCTCTCATTCCTGA
- a CDS encoding LLM class flavin-dependent oxidoreductase, with the protein MTTLGAVFRPQLPPERLRDVARAADDAGLEELWLWEDCFLESGIASASAALAWTERLHVGVGLLPVPLRNVALTAMEAATLHRLFPDRVLLGVGHGVQKWMAQVGAQAESPMTLLREHLIALRALLRGERVTTDGRYVKLDDVALDWPPAAAPAVFAGAVGPRSLRLSGEAADGTILVAGTPPDEVRRARRLIDEGRAASGRTDHHRVTAYLHAAIGADGAVRLAAELERWGDASTADVGAAGDADTIAEAVQRLADAGADTVVLQPTADEPDPEGFVRFVADKVRPLVP; encoded by the coding sequence ATGACGACTCTCGGCGCCGTGTTCCGGCCCCAACTACCTCCCGAGCGGCTGCGCGACGTGGCCCGTGCGGCGGACGACGCGGGCCTGGAAGAACTGTGGCTCTGGGAGGACTGCTTCCTGGAGAGCGGCATCGCCAGCGCGTCCGCGGCCCTGGCCTGGACGGAGCGGCTGCACGTGGGAGTCGGCCTGCTGCCGGTGCCCCTGCGGAACGTCGCGCTGACCGCGATGGAGGCCGCCACTCTGCACCGGCTGTTTCCCGACCGGGTCCTCCTGGGCGTCGGCCACGGCGTCCAGAAATGGATGGCACAGGTCGGCGCGCAGGCGGAATCCCCGATGACGCTGCTGCGCGAGCACCTCATCGCACTGCGGGCACTGCTGCGGGGCGAGCGGGTCACCACGGACGGCCGTTACGTGAAACTCGACGACGTCGCCCTCGACTGGCCTCCGGCGGCGGCGCCCGCGGTGTTCGCCGGGGCGGTCGGACCGCGCTCGTTGCGGCTGAGCGGCGAAGCCGCGGACGGAACCATCCTCGTCGCCGGCACGCCGCCCGACGAGGTGCGGCGGGCCCGCCGGCTCATCGACGAAGGACGGGCGGCGAGCGGACGCACCGACCACCACCGGGTGACCGCCTACCTCCACGCGGCGATCGGAGCGGACGGGGCCGTGCGCCTGGCGGCCGAACTCGAACGCTGGGGCGACGCCTCGACAGCGGACGTCGGAGCCGCCGGAGACGCGGACACGATCGCGGAGGCCGTCCAGCGACTGGCGGACGCCGGAGCCGACACCGTGGTCCTCCAGCCCACGGCCGACGAACCGGATCCTGAGGGCTTCGTGCGGTTCGTGGCCGACAAGGTCCGCCCGCTCGTCCCCTGA